The nucleotide window GAttcactgtgctgtttgtgaCCAAATCTTCAGTGCAGGTTTTATAAGTCCTGTCTCACAACTAAAGCAGAAAACCTGGCAGGGAAAGTCACTTGGGAGGCAGCTTTCCAGATTATTGTTTTGCCCTGCCTCATAATAAaagcttgttttcatttttttattttatggcGCAGTGAGTCGTGGCATTTGTCTGAGCTGTTACAGTTGGAAAGAGGATGATTGTGATGCATTGTCTAACTAAGCCAAGAAGGCTCAGTAGGCGAAGTTTACAGGCACTGCTGGCTTtggaaaagaaatggaaaagagTGTCAACATAATTACCTGGGTGAAGATAGCATGGGGGATAGTGTGAAGTCACAAGAGGAGCTCTTTTAAATAAACTGGGCGAAAAACTCAATTATAATGCAAGTGTACTCGCTCAGTCACATGACTATGACACCACTTCAACCTCGGGCTGCCTCGGCCATTGTTGCTAGGGGATACAACCTGACACGCATGCAtttcacacatgtacacataagTAGCTAAATGAAGGTTCAGGGTAGAAATGCAAATAATGacctgctgattatttttcttcattaagtgactaaaataaatgcagatCAAAATTTTCTAAAGCCCAAGTTGATATAATCAAATTGTtggaccaacagtccaaagatattcagtttacagtcccattttaattatatttatcaGTACTTTTCAAACCCGAAGTTAAAAGTTCTTAaagcagaaagagggagataaaaCTCACTGTAAAACTCACAAATTAAATGTCATAGAAAAAACAGCTAACAAATGGGTTTAagatgctttcaaaaatgtgtgCAGATTTGGCGTCTTGGCACTTTGTGGGAGGTGCAACAACAGGTCACCTTTAGTTTTCAGCACTGACATTGGAACAACCAGAAATTCCTCAATGAGACTGTTCAGAGAGCTCAAGAGACACTGCAGCTCCTTGAAGTAGAGAAGTGCCTTAAGTGCTACGTGTGGCAATTAAAGATTAATTTCAGTACGTAGTGAAAATGCCCATCTCAGCTTCTTAGAGTCCAAGCTGACATATTCTGAGCTTGTTTTGTTCGACCAGCAATTCATAATTCAAAGATACTCAATTTACTATCATAGAAGAttaacaaaagcagcaaaaaaatatatcacattTGAGCCTGTAACAAGTGAATTTTTGACTAAAGAAATTACATAAAACAATTCATAGACTGTCAAAAACATTGATTAGTTTTCTTTCTCAGTTAACTAATTAATCGATGTATAATTCAGCCTCTCGGTGACAGGGAGCtgataaagagagagaacgAAGCACAACGTGTGTTATCACTTCACCATGACTGACTCAGTCACTGTGGTGCAGGTGTACAATGGTCAGTTCTTTGATACAAGTGTCTCTGACTGTAATTCAGAAGCTTGAcagttttgcttgaaaaatgagtTAAGCGATTAATCgatttggaggaaaaaaatgccaATTAGTAATCTGTCAATCAataaactgattaattgtttcagctgtagCTCAGGGTCTGCTGTTTCttgtttaaatgatttaaactCCTCTCACTTCATTTAACACCAAGTTACTTtctgtccatctcctctccaGCTATCAATGAGTTCCCTGAAGATATCTTTACtctggagcagaggagacagggagcGATGATCCTCCATGTTCTCTGTGTGAGTATCAGCTCTGCtggcaggaaatgaaagaagCTTCATTTTGCTGCATTAGAGCTCAAAGACAGATGCAGTCGGCCAGTTAATTCTCTTGTGTATTTTACAGGCTATCTACATGTTTCATGCACTGGCCATCGTGTGTGATGTTTACTTTGTGCCATCACTGGAAAAAGTATCAGAGGTATGAACGACAGATATATTTACTGtggttgaaaataaaatatctattCATCCCgccattttctgtctcttatctGGAGTTGGGTTGCAGTGGCAGTGAGTTTAGCAACATAGTAGAGATGTCCCTCTGCCCAGAAATGTTTTCCAGCTCATCCTGGGGGATTCAGAGGTGATCCCAGACCAGATGAGATATAAAGTCTCTCCAGTGTACTCTGGGTGAACCCTGGGGTCTCTCCTGCAAACCATCCCAGTGCATGCTGGAGGTCACAGTGTGATGAAGCCAaaagaaccacatcatctgcaaaaagcagagaagTGATTCTGAGGTCCCCAAACCGGACACTCTCCTCTCCTAGCAGTGGAGGTGTATGAGTATACCAGGctgtggatacacacacaataattaaAGGATCGTTCCACTGATTTGGGATTTGTTGGTAATAAGTAAAACATAGTCTATCACCAGCCTCATTCTTTAATCTGTTTAAACTCCTGTGTCCTCTAGAACCTTCAGCTCAGTCAGGATGTTGCCGGGGCAACCTTCATGGCCGCTGGAAGCTCCGCCCCTGAGCTCTTCACCTCTTTGATTGGTCAGTACGACACTTTGTGTAATCAGTTACTCACTCTAATGGATTAACCCAATGATTGCTCCATCAGCCCTCAAATTACCTGCAATCACATGCATCTTCACCTGATTACGACTGAGAACAGTCAAGTGTGCACAGGCAGAAGCACTGATTGACCCATTTTAAGCAGGTCCAGCCATTTTTTCCCATTTATTCAAAAAGCAGTTAGCATTTCAGTAAATGTGGATatagatgagaaaaaaaaaggtttgagtAGAAAAAActaagaacaacaacaaatcaatgGGATAAAAGTGGCGAGGGTGAATTTAGAAGTCTTGCTTTAAAGAAGTCTTGTTCACTGTATTTTGAAACTGAAAGGGAACTGCCTCACACATACTTTAGAGATGTGAGAAACTACAACAATATAAGGGTTTTATCCTAGATACAATAAAAAAGGTTATACTGTGTCTAGAGGGAGTCATCTCTGGTGCCCTTTGACAGAGAATATAAGTTACATCTTTATTAAAACGGACATGTTCCTGGAAATAGATGCATTACTGTGATTTATAAGAATGAAAACCTTGCCTCTAAATCCATGTGCCTCAAGGACATATCTTCACATATCaccaccaaaataaaatatctcattctcaaaagaaaaaaagtctttgaTAAGTATTGGGGTGACTTTAGGCAATATCCAATGAATATTACACAGTCAGTAGCGTAAGATAAAACATCTGCCCAGCCCCTGTGGTTATGAACAGAAAATGCAATATTTCTGTTCAGAGGAGAGACACTATGTCTACATTTGTTCACTTAATATGTATGGGAGGGACATATGATCCATCATTTTTTGAACACTGTCAAATcaaattactttcattatttatgGCTCTGTGTTTTTAGGGGTGTTTATCACGAAGGGAGATGTGGGCGTGGGGACTATTGTGGGATCAGCTGTCTTCAACATCCTGGTCATCATCGGCATCTGTGGCATCTTCTCCAGACAGGTACAAACACTGTCTTCAGTATCAGTTGTCAATACAGATAGATATTACAAAGGCTTTTTCCCCCCTGCcagctgaaaacagtcaaaCCTTTTGGCTTACATAGTCATCACATGAATGTTACACAACTTGATTGATCAAACTAATATAAATACACTCCACGTGTCCATTCTCTCCAGCCCATCTCTCTGAGCTGGTGGCCTCTGTTTCGTGATGCTGTTTTCTACATCCTGTCCATACTGGTGCTTATCCTGGTGAGGAAACCTCTGGTCAAACTATAACTGTTCTCACACTgccctcttttcatttttatgcctCCACTCTGGCGACAGCTCTGGCcaggttgtctgtctgtccgtcccATTCCTGTGAGTGGGATATCTCAGTAACGCCTGGAGggaattaatttaaatttggcacaaacattcacttggactcatggatgaactgatcagagtttggtgatcaaaggtcaaagtcacgGTGACCTTATGTTCTTGTTATATCTCCATTAACGTTGCCATTTTGCACTGCACTGCCATTCACACACCAATTTAGACATATCTATAATAAAAAATACCATCATTCACCTGTTCTATTGGCAGATATTATCTaatcattatattttttttaatgttccttAGACATGCAGAAAATGAGTTTTGAGGTGTATATTAaagtgtattttcattttatgtgcaGGTCATCTATGATGAAAAAGTCATGTGGTAAGACTGTAATGAAACTTTTACAATTCAGTAGCCTCTGGTTGGATATCAGGTGGCTGACAGTCATTGAAATGAATGGGGTGTTTATGAATcagtgttggtgtttgtgtgcatgtgtcaggtGGGAGACCATCATCCTGATCTCTATGTATGGAATCTACATAATCATCATGAAGTgagtctctttctcttcctctcacattTCCATCCTTATCCCCCACATGCTCTGCACCCACTAAAGATACAATGTcttcgtgtgtgtgttgtcctttGTATAGGTTCAACAGATCTCTGTGCAGCCTGGTAGAGAGACACTGCAGCAGGGCGGGTCAGCCGTGTCTGAGCACCCTGCGACGGACGACCGCCGTCGGAAACGTCGGAGACTGTGACAACGACATGGTGCCGCTGAAGCCAGGTGCTGGAGCTCGTGTTTGTACGTGCGCATGTGTACatggaaaacatcaaaaaagcTCCCTCAGTCTCCGATCTGCGCTAGTGACACAGTTTAAGGCTGCCAGTCAGACCCATTtctgttcctctgtggattccCTGCAGGCTGAAATAGAACTAGACCACTTTGATGGACAagatttttctccatttttttgtctctctatTACTCTATCCTctgtgtcttcttcttctcactcAAACCCTGTCTCATATTGCCCATGTCTTATTAAACTGTCCTCTCCTTCCTGCTTTTATCTACTGCTCATATTCGTCTGTCTCCCCTCACTTTGCCTAGACTCATGTGTGGTGGCCGGTCAGGACTCAGGGGTGGTGATGGTGGATGAGATGCTGAACCTGCACCCCCACCAGCTCTCCTTTTCAGAGGCAAGCCTCCGCCTTCTCATCACCCCGCATTTCCCCCCCTTCACCCGCCTGCGCATGGCAGGACGCATGGTCATCAACGAGGTACACTGCACGCGCTCACACCCCCTCACATAACGTCAAGCTCCCCCTGCTTTTTTCGGCTAGGTTTGGTGGGTATTAAAACGTGCACGTGAagcattttaaacatcagtttGTCATTATCAAACTAATGCTGACATcttggtaaaattactgcaAACACAGCGAAGGCCTGCAGTTCCTTTGGTGCGTTTAAACCAGCATATCTACAAATTCAAATGAAGGTAAATTTGCCTCGTCATTTCTATGACACATTCCTTACTGGTCACAGAATTGACCTTGCCTCTTTCACACTACTTAAAATTTCCATAAACAAGTGAGACCATGGTGGAGACTAATGATGGCCAATGTGTCTCATCAGTGGTATACTTAGCGATAAAATTTGGTAAAATTAAGACAAAATTTTCCCTCAGCCATGACGTCCTGTTTTGGGACCTCTCCAGACCTCTCTGCAGAAAATCTAAAGTTTTGTGAGGTTTCTCAAAAGTTTATGGAGATCTagcaaagaaacattttatgaaACTTTTGCAAAGCTAGAAACATTTCTCGAGATCCcgcaaaagttttttttccccttccatCTCCCTTCCTGGCTTCCATACTGTTACTTTGTGTTTTAGAGTAATTTCCTCCTGAAACATAAAGTATAACAGTAGATTTTTCAGGGAATCCAACCTGATGTAAAAGGCAGTTTAGAGGCTGTAAATCATGACAATGAGCTTGGTGATGGTCATTTGTTTGTTAGTTAAATTTTTAGGCACCATATTAATAAGCAACATTTGGTCATGAATTattgatataaaaatactgcTCATAACACAATACAGTACAGTCTGATAAAAACAATTGTCTCTGATTCTAATGATCTTTGTCAATGttataaaattcagttttttcaatCAGTTACATTCACTCAATCATGATAGACTGCCAATCATGTTACTTTAAAGTTTCCAGATTTTACATTTGAGAGAGCACTTGTTTAGGATCAGCACTCGACATCGGCAGATATCCAGagctgagagaagagaaaaagttggATCTAGGGAGCAGATCCAAAGCTGGATATGTACTGGCATATCAAGCGCCAtcctgtttgctgttgttgtgagaCAGACACTGCATAATAAGctcacaaagaaacaaacacagacgcGTACAGAGTGCTGCCTAATGCATAATATTATCCCAGACACAAAAGCAGACAAGAACTCAATCTCCAAATCTGCTTCCTCACTCTCTCGGGCTCTCCTGCATGTGTGCTTGCCATTTCCAGTGCCAAATTAAAGTGCGACTGCCAATGCTGCCCCCGCTCTGTGCTGTGGCCCCTGATCAACGCTTTCCAAATCCCCTCTGGTGAATGCGAGGACATGCCTGGCTGCATAATCACTCCTCCTGCCAGTTTTCACGTTGTTAGCTACAGTCAGATGAAGTCATTTCCATAAGCTTACTGCAGTGTTTctcttgtcattttgttttcctctctttttttcattttcctctctgtcttctctctgacCTCACCCCACTCTCTCCCCCCGCCTCCTTCCTGCCCACAGAGGCAGAGGCTGATTCGGGCTCGAGTCGGTCCCGAGGAAGGGGGAGCCGCCTCTGGGGAGGAGGGTTTGGGCGCCAGCGGCCCGTGGGGGAGGGAGAACGGGGCGGTGGCGGCCGAGGGAGACAGGCAGACGctggagggagacagggagagggctAAAGAGACTGTGGTGGAGACAGGTGGGGGAGCACAGtctaaagaggaagaggaagaggaggaagagcaggaggaaggagaggaggagaacgCACCTTTCAAACCCTTCATCCTGCCAGGTGAGTCTGATATTCTTCTGACTTATGACTGAAACTcagttttataaatatttttttctcaaaaacagTTAGCGATGTCAGCTGTTCAGATAGCTTcagagcccccccaccccaactgAATCTGCCATTAACAACCACTTGAGGCTGTGATTGGTCATCTGTGCGGGGGTGAGAAAGGAGCCAAGGTTTGAACTCTTTTCTCTGGATCTGTTTTCATTCAACAGCTATTTCTGTCACAATGGAGAgcaacactatgaatgtcttccagCAAAGACTGTCTAAAAATGTAGTGCATTTCCATTGCATGTGAAGAACCAGGAAGATGAGGCAAACAAGACCAATGACACATGCTGAGGAGATGTAATGAATGACTCTGCTTTGACAGGCACCAGGAACTAAATTTAGTCCCTGATTCCTTCGGTAAAATATAAATAGCTCCCTTGGGAAAGTTCCTTGTAGTGGatacacagagcagaaaaatatGACTCTTGATAGAAAAATAGTGAGACCAAGTTGCACATGAAGTCATTTTTCTCCAACAGAAACATGTAGGCTCAGTAAAAACGTGATCAGGTTTTCTTATTGCTCTTGTAGCAAAAAGAAACTATTGCTTTTGTGTATCTAATATCTGACTAAAGCTAAAATATCTCTTAGGTTCTGACACTTTGACCTGTCACAGCTTTATATTTATTCAACAGAGTCAAGTCACAATCAGGACAGAACAGTGGATGTAAACTGAAGcctaatgctaatgtttttcAGCATAACAGATGGGTTTATCGCTAATGGAGctaattaaagagagagagcactgaATCTCACACACATCCAGGCAGAGCCATGTGAATTATTAATAAGTTTAGATCGATCTGTAATGATCCCTGTGGGAAaacctgtgtgcgtgtgtgtgtgtgtgtgtgtgtgtgtgtgtgtgtgttttacgtCCTCAGATGGCTGGTGTGTGCGTCTGAAGTGGCTGCTCTCCTGGCCCGTGAGCGTCCTGCTTCACTGCACCATCCCCGACTGTAACCTGCCGCGGTGGGAGCGCTGGTACCTGCTCACCTTCCTGTCCTCCACGCTCTGGATAGCCCTCTTCTCCTACCTCATGGTCTGGATGGTACgaagtgcacacacacgcaggagctcacagacacacacacacacagaaaacacacatgaacacatgaacaaCCTGTTTTCTCCTGTCTAGGTGACCATAATCAGCTACACGCTCGGAATCCCAGAAGTCATCATGGGCATCACTTTCCTGGCGGCCGGGACCAGTGTCCCTGACTGCATGGCCAGCCTCATCGTCGCCCGACaaggtgcgtgtgtgtgcacctaTGTAGCTATACGAGAAATGACTGATGGAAAATAAGCATGTTATTGTTTAAATGGATATGTAATGTCATTTAAATGACTTtggacacattttcacattaattcCACTTTGTTTGTGCGAATGTTTTAGGGATGGGGGACATGGCCGTGTCCAACTCCATTGGCAGTAATATCTTTGATGTGCTGCTGGGGCTGGGCTTCCCCTGGGCACTGCGGACTCTCATAGTCAGCTACGGCTCAGTGGTAACACCAGCTGTTCTCTCTACCTAACATCTTAAACAGCTGATTGCATCCATGATtctaaaaacagagagatgtcCTGCACAtgctcagctgctgtttctgtggtGGAGAATGGATTTTCAGTCGCATCATCCTGTATATTTATGCCGTTATTTCGAAACCTCGTACCATACAGTCCAGTGTCGACAGGTTTTGAATTCATACAATAACCACTGCAGAATTCCTAGATTGAGACCTCTTGACTATCCATTGATATATCCCAAAATAGCAGCTTCACTTATCTCTAATTACTCTGTTAGCATCATTTTTAGCTGCACAAAGAAGCTGTTTTAAGCTAAAACACACTACCTGCTCAGTaacaaatgcagacagacacagctggagagcagctggtggacatagtggagcatttagcagctaaacagccagatatttccctcagcagttggtagagaccaaaaacagagctaaaagacaCTTAAtactggacttacattcatcacaatgacacacacatgacacacattTAACTATAGAACAACACCtagaatgaaattaaatgaacagTGTCAGATGTGGAATTGATCACtgaggttttatgttttatgtgtttttaggTGACGATCAACAGCAAAGGTCTGGTATACTCAGTGATTCTGCTGTTGGCTTCAGTCACACTGACTGTGAGTAGATCTGTTCACCACTGTCTGTTCTCGTCAAAATGaattattctaattattttcttaaatCATGGCATGAGCACACAAAGTCGAAACCGACATCAGCTGCCTGTTTTTCCTCACCTGTGATTTTTATCTCATCTTTTTCCCATGAAGGCTTGAGAGCCCTTGATTCTGTTTTCCTATCTGAGATTATATTAGGGCGACAGGAAATTAAGTTTGTCTCGTGTTAAATTTTGGTTGCAGTGAGAACAgagcctctctgtctctctctcacctcagGTCCTGTGTGTCCATCTGAACCGCTGGAGGTTGGACCGCAGGCTGGGATtcagtctcctgctgctctacgccatcttcctcctctgctccgtTGGCTTCGAGAGGCTgtagaggacacacacacacacttacagagaAAAGGACACACCTGTATGGTCAAATACTCAGATTTATATAAGTGGTCCGACTTGTTATCCACCTTCACTGCTGCCATTATTAATCCTACGTACAGGACAGAtgaatttccatttcatttcatggtgGCTGTACATGTTTGAGCAGCGTTAACACGACACTGGCTGCCTGAAAGCAACATTGTTTACCTTTGATAAACGAGTATTTTACATAGTTTTCTACCGAGCACCTCCAGCCCAGATTTTATGAAATCAAACCGGACTGATAATGCACTATGTCTCACAACAAATTTATAAAATATTGAATTTGTATTCTGAAACAAAGATTATTGTATAAGGAACCCCAAAGTGTGTTAGTTTACTTATTATTACTTTATGACTGCCACAAGTAACCTCAATGACCAGATGATTATACATGTAAGTTTATATAGTTGCTTCTCAGTCTGTGCAGTTTAATGTCAAGTTTTCATCACGCCTTTGTGTCTGTAGCTGTAAATGGCATCGCATGGCATGATCATCAATCACGCTCTGGATAATTGCACTAAGCCACTGTTGTCTTGGCCTTGTACATAACGTAGCCCCCACCCACAACCCCCACCTCTTTCCTAAAAGCTTCTCAGCACAGAGGTTGTGGTTTTTGTGCTGGAACAAAGGCGACTGTATGCTACAAGGTATTTTTGAATGTCTGTGTTTGGAGAGAGTCCTTGAGTGTATGTTTGTTGAGTGCAATAAAAAACGCTTTGTTCTGTGAGGTTTCGTTCCTGCTTGTAACGTGCGACGGACGAATTGCTCATGACTTAActctttaatgtttaatattgtaCATGGGCTcattcaaatacacaaaaacacgaGTTACACGAGAAGAGGATACAGCAGAGTCTTGTGTGCTCTAGCAGAGATTTGGATGAGACCAGTTCACTGAGACATGCTGAAGCTGAGAGGCTGTTAACCTGCAGCACTTCAGAACCAGGGACAGCTCCTCAGAGCTCAGCTGGCTGTTTGAAGGGAGCTGTCCAAGTGCTGAAAGCAGGACACAGATCGCTGCCAGTTTAAGCAGCCAGCTCAGTGAGTTAAAGGATGATCAGTGTGAACAAAAGCCAAAAATAGGCAGGAAGCCCGCTACAGCTCACACTGGTACTAGCAGGTCCTCAGCATTGTGTCCCAAATCCACAAAAGACATGAATTCAACTGAGTCAAAGTGAAtgaagatttgaaaaaaatcccTCAAGGTGGTCTTGAGATACCCCATTTAACAGAACAAAAACGTGTTCTGTGAGGTCAGTGAcgtttgaccaccaaaatctaaccCTCAAGgcattactgagatatcacGTTCACGAGAATGTGACAAATGGACGGACAAcctaaaaacaacagcacagctggcggacagaggaataaaaatcaacacattttacCCTTTTGTATAAACAAGAAACTGTACAATATGTGCATACTTCTCCACATATTCAAAGCTTGCCTTAAATGAGCATAAAGTATGGAACTTGTATTTAACAAGTCTACTGCACCAGCAAGGACTGAGGGGACCCAAATCAAGTCCACTCTACAGAGACAACACAGTATTTAAAGCAGGACACCACAATCATGCACtaaaatatatatcaatatattaCATGTTCTTTTAATGTCTCTTAAAATGTGCCAATAATTATGTATTTAAAGCAACAGCAGTGGACACGTAATtcaaagtgatttttatttcagtcaggCTAAATTGGCTTCGATaccaaagaaatgaaaaaataaaaatagtacaACAAAGTACATCATTTTACAAATACTCATAATGGAGGTCTGACATATCAGAATAatcaaataaattcaaacatGTCACAGTCataacaaaaatagaaaaagtcAATACAGTACATAGAATGCATTAGGAGCTATATATACTTGAAGTGTTTGCTATACGATAGACTTTACAAAATTCTACTAGAAAAAACTCCCAATACCAATGGATTATCAGgtaatataaaatgttaaaaaaaaaaatacaaacaatacaacaacaacaaaaaaaaaaacacttgtgatgtgagtgtgtgtgcattcatacAGGTGCAGTCTGCATGCAAATCTGCCTCAGTGTGACAAATGATAAAAGCAGCTACAGTTTGTTAATGATGCAGTGTGTCATGGGTTTGACAGCAGCCGTTTACAATCACTTGTGAGGGACGACGTCTCTGCCAAACAGTTTCTAAAAAGCTACCACGAAAACGTCTTTGTAAAACGGATGCACCTCTATCGTTACTAGTTTGGTGTAGTGGACTTAGTGCGACCGACGGTCTGACtcagatttttcaaaataagagtacgttatgtctgtctgacagggaaataatattaaaaatgacattatacTGAAAGTGTTTATCTCATGAGCCCGACCTACAGTACATATGTGCTCGGTTGTTTAGTGTTCGGTTAAACTAACTCATCTATCCAGTAATAGAATCACTGATGAAAAGCTGATTTTGGTGCAACCCTCAAGTAGCAAGGCCAAAGATTTTGTGCTAACAGCTTAACGAGTCAAAGCCTCAGTCTTTGTCCtgctgatttaaaatgaaacaagctGGTTTGAGTGAGTGTGATGAGCTCTGTGGGTCACTGTATTTCATATGATGATGGACCTTGGCACTGACCGGCTCCCCTAAGGGAAACCTCTTCGAAAGATAAACGCTGCAATGGATCAGACAAAAGTACACGGACAAAATGCCACTACAAAAGTCCACTagaacaataacaataataataatataataataataattttcttcGACCATATACGTGGTgaagttttctttttcccacATTCAGGGAGTAAAAATAGataatttgacagaaaaaaaaactgtgttgtCTCGACTGTCCACACTGTGTCTTTGAGTGTGACAGGGTGCAGATAATTAGCGTGTGATGCTAATCCGTTTGCTCCTGGGAGCTCCCATGGAGAAAGCAGTTACTATGGTTACTGcatgctctctgtctctgtaactagtgtatgtatgtgtgtaacaGTCCAGGAGAGAGTGTATGtcagtactgtgtgtgtacgcaacagtatgtatgtgttttcacGGCAAGCCTCTGGGACTTTGCAGGCAGGTTGGTAGTGATGGTTTGATCCCCATGTtgactgatctgaggtctgttttggttttgagtcCCCCCTGTTGACGCTGTAGATATGAAGACTTCTAAAGCTGATCTGCAATCTGGCTCAGCTACATCTGGACAGAGGCTGGCGCTCTGAACTGAGAAGGAGGTCTGACGTTATCGATCGGAGGGGGGGTTGGGGTCCCGGTGCTGAGGGGGTGGGACTTGCTGATGTGATGTCACTCAGGGGCGGAGCTCTGGTTCTGCTGGTATATGGAGGCCTTGTCCTTCAGCAGAGCCAGGCACAGGTGGCAGCTCCAGCTCCCTGGAAAACATAGAAGTACAGTGAGATCGGAATCGAGAACCGTGGGTGTAGACACACATCATCAAACATCACTGTGATGCATTTAGAGAGgaatattacagtaaataacagagaaaatatacttttaaaGTTAGTAAACATTTTTCCTTGCTGTGACCTTATATGTATGTTGTTCCAATATTTcattcacacaataaaatacacacactgagtgaaACAATTACTGACAATCCTGATTTAAGTAATCAtatcattcatcatttataAAGCAAGAACACCAAATATTCTCAAATTCTGACAGAAATGTGGGGATTTATTGCTCTTTtccattattaatgttaaaataatatatttaggTCCTGGACTGTTGGGcgaacaagacatctgaagaaaTCACACAGGACTCTCGAACCATGTTCCTGGCATCTCCACCACTGTCTAAGATTTTATAgattaaaaatctgaaactgaaaaatttgAACTTTTGACAGAGTAaccagtaatgaaaataatgattaacTGCAGCCCTGGATAACTGTGTGAAGGTCTGACTGAAGAAGATTGAAAAGACTTTCATGTCTAATGTTTACTGAGCAGTATATATTTAGATGGGAAGATGagaatgtaaaaatacaatgaCAATTTTTACTCAAAGTATGCTTCTTTCCCCAGAACTATAAATGTTCACAACTTGACTTAGAAGCCCCTCCTTTGATCCAAGTAAGAAATCATCATGTTAAGGTTTTTTTTAGTCAACATccaaagaaaaactgaaaataaaaataactgacacaaaaatcatggtta belongs to Lates calcarifer isolate ASB-BC8 linkage group LG8, TLL_Latcal_v3, whole genome shotgun sequence and includes:
- the LOC108872620 gene encoding sodium/potassium/calcium exchanger 3, coding for MKAPRRPRQTRLLPRFCFCGVGLLAAAWIFHLNDVTASHGSTVDHDISLSKRELIQQDNNQTASISRSAINEFPEDIFTLEQRRQGAMILHVLCAIYMFHALAIVCDVYFVPSLEKVSENLQLSQDVAGATFMAAGSSAPELFTSLIGVFITKGDVGVGTIVGSAVFNILVIIGICGIFSRQPISLSWWPLFRDAVFYILSILVLILVIYDEKVMWWETIILISMYGIYIIIMKFNRSLCSLVERHCSRAGQPCLSTLRRTTAVGNVGDCDNDMVPLKPDSCVVAGQDSGVVMVDEMLNLHPHQLSFSERQRLIRARVGPEEGGAASGEEGLGASGPWGRENGAVAAEGDRQTLEGDRERAKETVVETGGGAQSKEEEEEEEEQEEGEEENAPFKPFILPDGWCVRLKWLLSWPVSVLLHCTIPDCNLPRWERWYLLTFLSSTLWIALFSYLMVWMVTIISYTLGIPEVIMGITFLAAGTSVPDCMASLIVARQGMGDMAVSNSIGSNIFDVLLGLGFPWALRTLIVSYGSVVTINSKGLVYSVILLLASVTLTVLCVHLNRWRLDRRLGFSLLLLYAIFLLCSVGFERL